The following are encoded in a window of Capricornis sumatraensis isolate serow.1 chromosome 7, serow.2, whole genome shotgun sequence genomic DNA:
- the LOC138081728 gene encoding UDP-glucuronosyltransferase 2B17-like isoform X2, with product MSMKWLSLLLLLQLTCYFSSGSCGKVLVWPVEFSHWMNMKAVLDELVMRGHEVTVLISSASTITDANKPSAFKFEIFPVSLTKDDFENAVKNLIEKWTYMAKNSFWTNVLSFNELKSLLWEFSGMLMKMCKEVVSKKKLITKLQESRFDVLLADAVGPCGRPATFLETIGKADMWLIRTYWDFEFPRPVLPNFEFVGGLHCKPAKPLPKEMEEFVQSSGENGIVVFTLGSMISNITEEKVNVIASALAQIPQKVLWRHDGKTPDTLGPNTRLYKWIPQNDLLGHPKTKAFITHGGTNGIYEAIYHGIPMVGLPLFADQPDNIVRVKAKGAAVRVDLETMSARDLLSALKEVINNPSYKEKAMWLSTIQRDQPIKPLDRAIFWIEFVMRHKGAKHLRPAAHNLTWFQYHSLDVIGFLLACVATVVFVITKCFLFCYHKFAKTGKKQKRE from the exons ATGTCTATGAAATGGCtctcacttctgctgctgctacagctGACTTGCTACTTTAGCTCTGGGAGTTGTGGAAAGGTGCTGGTGTGGCCAGTGGAATTTAGTCATTGGATGAATATGAAGGCAGTTCTGGATGAACTAGTCATGAGGGGTCATGAGGTGACTGTTCTAATATCTTCAGCTTCCACTATTACTGATGCCAACAAACCATCTGCTTTTAAGTTTGAGATTTTCCCTGTATCTTTAACTAAAGATGATTTTGAGAATGCTGTCAAGAATTTGATTGAGAAATGGACATATATGGCAAAAAATTCATTTTGGACAAATGTTTTATCATTTAACGAGTTGAAAAGCTTACTTTGGGAATTTTCCGGAATGCTTATGAAAATGTGTAAAGAAGTTGTTTCAAAAAAGAAACTTATAACAAAACTACAGGAATCAAGGTTTGATGTCCTTCTTGCAGATGCCGTTGGACCCTGTG GAAGACCCGCTACATTTTTAGAGACAATTGGAAAAGCTGATATGTGGCTCATTCGAACCTATTGGGATTTTGAATTTCCTCGCCCAGTGCTGCCAAATTTTGAATTTGTTGGAGGCCTCCACTGCAAACCTGCCAAACCCCTGCCTAAG GAAATGGAAGAGTTTGTTCAGAGCTCTGGAGAAAATGGTATTGTGGTGTTTACTTTGGGGTCAATGATCAGTAACATAACAGAAGAAAAAGTCAATGTAATTGCATCAGCTCTTGCCCAGATTCCACAAAAA GTTCTCTGGAGACATGATGGCAAGACACCAGATACACTAGGGCCCAATACTCGTCTGTATAAGTGGATACCCCAGAATGACCTTCTTG GTCACCCAAAAACCAAAGCCTTTATAACTCATGGTGGAACCAATGGCATTTATGAGGCCATCTACCATGGGATCCCTATGGTGGGCCTTCCTTTGTTTGCTGATCAACCTGATAACATTGTCCGAGTGAAAGCCAAGGGAGCAGCTGTCAGGGTGGACTTGGAAACAATGTCAGCAAGAGATCTGCTCAGTGCATTGAAGGAAGTCATTAACAATCCTTC cTACAAAGAGAAGGCTATGTGGTTATCCACCATTCAACGCGATCAGCCTATAAAGCCCCTGGACCGAGCAATCTTCTGGATTGAGTTTGTCATGCGCCACAAAGGAGCCAAGCACCTGAGGCCAGCTGCCCACAACCTCACCTGGTTCCAGTACCACTCTCTGGATGTGATTGGGTTTCTGCTGGCCTGTGTGGCAACTGTTGTATTTGTCATCACAaaatgctttctcttttgttACCACAAGTTTGCTAAAACaggaaagaagcaaaagagaGAGTAG
- the LOC138081728 gene encoding UDP-glucuronosyltransferase 2B4-like isoform X1: MSKMSMKWLSLLLLLQLTCYFSSGSCGKVLVWPVEFSHWMNMKAVLDELVMRGHEVTVLISSASTITDANKPSAFKFEIFPVSLTKDDFENAVKNLIEKWTYMAKNSFWTNVLSFNELKSLLWEFSGMLMKMCKEVVSKKKLITKLQESRFDVLLADAVGPCGELLTEILGIPLVYSLRFSPGYLFEKYSGQLSFPPSYVPVILSALSDHMTFMERVKNMIYVLYFDFCFQTFDMKTWNEFYSEVLGRPATFLETIGKADMWLIRTYWDFEFPRPVLPNFEFVGGLHCKPAKPLPKEMEEFVQSSGENGIVVFTLGSMISNITEEKVNVIASALAQIPQKVLWRHDGKTPDTLGPNTRLYKWIPQNDLLGHPKTKAFITHGGTNGIYEAIYHGIPMVGLPLFADQPDNIVRVKAKGAAVRVDLETMSARDLLSALKEVINNPSYKEKAMWLSTIQRDQPIKPLDRAIFWIEFVMRHKGAKHLRPAAHNLTWFQYHSLDVIGFLLACVATVVFVITKCFLFCYHKFAKTGKKQKRE, translated from the exons ATGAGCAAGATGTCTATGAAATGGCtctcacttctgctgctgctacagctGACTTGCTACTTTAGCTCTGGGAGTTGTGGAAAGGTGCTGGTGTGGCCAGTGGAATTTAGTCATTGGATGAATATGAAGGCAGTTCTGGATGAACTAGTCATGAGGGGTCATGAGGTGACTGTTCTAATATCTTCAGCTTCCACTATTACTGATGCCAACAAACCATCTGCTTTTAAGTTTGAGATTTTCCCTGTATCTTTAACTAAAGATGATTTTGAGAATGCTGTCAAGAATTTGATTGAGAAATGGACATATATGGCAAAAAATTCATTTTGGACAAATGTTTTATCATTTAACGAGTTGAAAAGCTTACTTTGGGAATTTTCCGGAATGCTTATGAAAATGTGTAAAGAAGTTGTTTCAAAAAAGAAACTTATAACAAAACTACAGGAATCAAGGTTTGATGTCCTTCTTGCAGATGCCGTTGGACCCTGTGGTGAGCTGCTGACTGAGATACTTGGAATACCATTAGTGTACAGTCTCCGTTTTTCTCCTGGCTATTTGTTTGAAAAGTATAGTGGACAACTTTCATTCCCACCATCCTATGTACCTGTTATATTATCAGCATTAAGTGATCACATGACATTTATGGAAAGGGTCAAAAATATGATATATGTACTTTATTTTGACTTCTGTTTCCAGACATTTGATATGAAGACATGGAATGAGTTTTACAGTGAAGTACTAG GAAGACCCGCTACATTTTTAGAGACAATTGGAAAAGCTGATATGTGGCTCATTCGAACCTATTGGGATTTTGAATTTCCTCGCCCAGTGCTGCCAAATTTTGAATTTGTTGGAGGCCTCCACTGCAAACCTGCCAAACCCCTGCCTAAG GAAATGGAAGAGTTTGTTCAGAGCTCTGGAGAAAATGGTATTGTGGTGTTTACTTTGGGGTCAATGATCAGTAACATAACAGAAGAAAAAGTCAATGTAATTGCATCAGCTCTTGCCCAGATTCCACAAAAA GTTCTCTGGAGACATGATGGCAAGACACCAGATACACTAGGGCCCAATACTCGTCTGTATAAGTGGATACCCCAGAATGACCTTCTTG GTCACCCAAAAACCAAAGCCTTTATAACTCATGGTGGAACCAATGGCATTTATGAGGCCATCTACCATGGGATCCCTATGGTGGGCCTTCCTTTGTTTGCTGATCAACCTGATAACATTGTCCGAGTGAAAGCCAAGGGAGCAGCTGTCAGGGTGGACTTGGAAACAATGTCAGCAAGAGATCTGCTCAGTGCATTGAAGGAAGTCATTAACAATCCTTC cTACAAAGAGAAGGCTATGTGGTTATCCACCATTCAACGCGATCAGCCTATAAAGCCCCTGGACCGAGCAATCTTCTGGATTGAGTTTGTCATGCGCCACAAAGGAGCCAAGCACCTGAGGCCAGCTGCCCACAACCTCACCTGGTTCCAGTACCACTCTCTGGATGTGATTGGGTTTCTGCTGGCCTGTGTGGCAACTGTTGTATTTGTCATCACAaaatgctttctcttttgttACCACAAGTTTGCTAAAACaggaaagaagcaaaagagaGAGTAG